The Actinomycetota bacterium DNA window ATCGGTCTCCGGCCCGACCTTCACGATGCGCGCCTTCGACGGCACCCCCTCCTCCGAGAGGGCGAACAGGTAGTAGAAGCCGGGCGGCGCCACCGTCGAGGTGGGGGGCGCCGTGACCTCGAGCGCGCCGCCGTCCCCCTGCGTGAAGGAGAGCTCGACCGCGCGCATGTCGGCGTCGGTCACATGGGTCGTCGACGGGAGGCGGACGAGGACGACCTTCCCGACCCCGTCCCCGCTCTCGACGCCGAGGTCGAAGGTCGATCCCCAAGCGACCCCCGACTGGACGCCGGTGATCGCCGGCCGGGGACCCCGGTCGAGGTAGGGGGGCCGCAGGATCTCGAAGGACGGGTCCTTCAGGTTGTTGGACACCACTCCCGGGCTGGCGGCTCCGGTCGGGCCGTAGAAGCTGTTGAGGGGGGCGTGCCCCCCCACCAGCACGCTGCCGTCGGCGAGGAGGACGGCGGTGTTGTGATAGGTGCGCTCCCGGCGCGCCGACGCGAGGGGGGCCCACGTCTGCGTCGCCGGGTCCCACAGCTCGGCCTGACGGACCGCCGACTCGGTCTGGGGCATGATCACCTCGTCGCGATCGCCGCCGCTCACCGCGACGACGCTGCCGTCGGGGAGCAGGACGCCGCTCGAGTACCAGCGCGCGTTGTTGAGCGGCGCGGCGATCTCGCTGGTCGACTGGGTCCCCGCGTCCGTCTCCCGGACCGTGACGATCTCGGTCAGGTTGTTCGCCACGTACGAACCGGGGGTCACGCCCAGCGTGCCCCCGCCGATCAGGAACCGGGCGGCGGAGTAGCCGTTCTCCGGCGTGAGCGGGAGCATGACGGAGAAGACGCCGCTGCGCGGTCCGAAGGCGCCGATCCCCGTCACCTGCCAGGTGCTGTCCGGGTCGAGCGGGTCGTAGGCCTTCTGGACGGCCCAGAGCGCCTGGTCAACCGCCTGGCCGGCCGGGCTCCACATCTGGGCGGTGCCCGTGTAGAAGACCTTGCCGCTCGGCAGCAGGTGGAGGCGCGGGAAGAGAGGGAGCGACGTCGACCCGTTCGGGCCGGTCTCCCGCCACGTGCCGGTGCTTAGGTCGAGGATCTCGGTCTCGTGGACGTTCAGGCCCCGCTCGTTCGTGATCAGCTGCTCCACCCCCGACGCGACGAACATGTCGCCGGTCGGGAGGGTCAGCAGCGTCGGGTACCAGCGCCCGTAGTTCATGTTGGACGCTGCGGGCGCGTCCCATCCGTTCCCCACGGGATCGAAGAACCGGGTCGCGTTGCTCCCGTACACCTCGGAGACCCCGCGGGGGGCCGGCGTGCCGGTCCCGGACTCGAACGCGTCGACGAGCTGCGGGGCGCTCTCCTTCGTGTCGAGGGGGTCGTAACCCCACCGGGTGCCGCCGACCACGATGACCCGCCCATCCGACAGGATGCGGACGTCGGCGCAGAACATGTCGTCGCGCCCGCCATGAGGCACCGCCGGGACCGTCCACTCCGGCTCGAAGGGGTCGGACAGGTCGAGGACGCGGCTGTCGCTCGGGGTCGTGACGCGGGAGATGTCCACGGCCTGCGGGTAGGTACCGGTCTCGCTGCCCTGGAGGCCGTTCCAGTAGAGGACCCGGCCGTCCGGCAGGACCGCTGCGCTCGCCGCGGCCGGGATGACGGTCGACTCCTCCGGCGTCTGCGGCGGCCGCTCGGCGAACCGCGGGTCCTCCGCGAACGGGGAGCCCCAGCTGCCGGGGGCGCCGTCGTCGGCCTGCGGTGCG harbors:
- a CDS encoding galactose oxidase early set domain-containing protein; its protein translation is MRRGRRLGALALVIGLVAVPAGAPQADDGAPGSWGSPFAEDPRFAERPPQTPEESTVIPAAASAAVLPDGRVLYWNGLQGSETGTYPQAVDISRVTTPSDSRVLDLSDPFEPEWTVPAVPHGGRDDMFCADVRILSDGRVIVVGGTRWGYDPLDTKESAPQLVDAFESGTGTPAPRGVSEVYGSNATRFFDPVGNGWDAPAASNMNYGRWYPTLLTLPTGDMFVASGVEQLITNERGLNVHETEILDLSTGTWRETGPNGSTSLPLFPRLHLLPSGKVFYTGTAQMWSPAGQAVDQALWAVQKAYDPLDPDSTWQVTGIGAFGPRSGVFSVMLPLTPENGYSAARFLIGGGTLGVTPGSYVANNLTEIVTVRETDAGTQSTSEIAAPLNNARWYSSGVLLPDGSVVAVSGGDRDEVIMPQTESAVRQAELWDPATQTWAPLASARRERTYHNTAVLLADGSVLVGGHAPLNSFYGPTGAASPGVVSNNLKDPSFEILRPPYLDRGPRPAITGVQSGVAWGSTFDLGVESGDGVGKVVLVRLPSTTHVTDADMRAVELSFTQGDGGALEVTAPPTSTVAPPGFYYLFALSEEGVPSKARIVKVGPETDPTPTSDPMPGA